One genomic segment of Gopherus flavomarginatus isolate rGopFla2 chromosome 11, rGopFla2.mat.asm, whole genome shotgun sequence includes these proteins:
- the LOC127031856 gene encoding olfactory receptor 734-like, with protein sequence MEHKNGTGVTEFVLLGLSQTREIQLFLFILFLIFYSVILPANILIILSIRGDPHLGSPMYFFLASLAFLDICYCSVTPPKMLADFFSHHKMISYGGCMAQIFFIHFLGAAEVFLLMGMAFDRYVAICHPLRYASMMSREVCCALVGAAWAGGFMHSVLQVVLIIRLPFCGPNELDNFFCDITQVIKLACTDVYMLEFFMFFSSGFSTMMCFLLLLISYVVLLVRLRAGYPSKGTSKVASTCVTHVIIVFIMFSPAIYIYCHPFHTFFLDKVVSVFHTMVFPLMNPIIYTLRNKEIISAMKRLLGRQGLCRGK encoded by the coding sequence ATGGAGCACAAGAATGGCACAGGGGTGACGGAGTTTGTGCTGCTGGGGCTATCCCAGACCCGGGAGATCCAGCTCTTCCTTTTCATCTTGTTCCTCATCTTCTACTCCGTGATCCTCCCAGCTAACATCCTCATCATCCTCAGCATCCGGGGAGACCCTCATCTGGGGtcccccatgtatttcttcctggcCAGCCTGGCCTTCCTGGACATCTGCTACTGCTCCGTCACCCCCCCAAAGATGCTGGCTGACTTTTTCTCCCACCACAAAATGATCTCCTATGGGGGCTGTATGGCCCAGATCTTCTTCATCCACTTTCTGGGGGCAGCTGAAGTCTTCCTGCTCATGGGCATGGCCTTTGATAGGTATGtggccatctgccatcccctgCGCTATGCCAGCATGATGAGCAGGGAGGTCTGCTGTGCCCTGGTTGGGGCTGCTTGGGCCGGAGGCTTCATGCACTCTGTCCTGCAGGTGGTGCTGATTATCCGGCTGCCATTCTGTGGCCCCAACGAGCTGGACaatttcttctgtgacatcacCCAGGTGATCAAGCTGGCCTGCACTGACGTCTACATGCTGGAGTTCTTCATGTTCTTCAGCAGCGGCTTCTCCACCATGATGTGCTTCCTCCTCTTGCTCATCTCCTATGTGGTGCTGCTGGTCCGGCTTCGGGCAGGTTACCCTTCAAAGGGGACGAGCAAAGTGGCTTCCACTTGTGTCACCCATGTCATCATCGTCTTCATCATGTTTAGCCCGGCCATCTACATCTACTGCCATCCCTTCCACACCTTCTTCCTGGACAAGGTGGTGTCTGTGTTCCACACCATGGTCTTCCCACTCATGAATCCCATCATCTACACACTCAGGAACAAGGAGATCATCAGTGCCATGAAGAGGCTGCTGGGCAGACAGGGGCTCTGCAGAGGGAAATAG
- the LOC127031772 gene encoding olfactory receptor 734-like, with amino-acid sequence MERENSTGVMEFVLLGLSQTREIQLFLFVLFLVFYSVILPANILIIFTIREDPHLGSPMYFFLANLAFLDICYCSVTPPKMLADFFFRRKTISYGGCLAQIFFIHFLGASEVFLLMGMAFDRYVAICYPLRYASMMSREVCCALVGASWAVGFMHSILQVVLIIQVPFCGSNKLDNFFCDITQVIKLACTDVYMLELFMFFNSGLAILMCFLLLLISYGALLVRLHAGDPSKGTSKAASTCVTHVIIVFIMFSPAIYIYCRPFRSFTLDKVVAVFHTVVFPLMNPIIYTLRNKEIISAMKRLLVRHGICQRN; translated from the exons ATGGAGCGTGAAAACAGCACAGGGGTGATGGAGTTTGTGCTGCTGGGGCTATCCCAGACCCGGGAGATCCAGCTCTTCCTCTTCGTCTTGTTCCTCGTCTTCTACTCTGTGATCCTCCCAGCtaacatcctcatcatcttcACCATCCGGGAAGACCCTCATCTGGGCtcccccatgtatttcttcctggcCAACCTGGCCTTCCTGGACATCTGCTACTGCTCCGTCACCCCACCAAAGATGCTGGCTGACTTCTTCTTCCGCCGCAAGACCATCTCCTATGGGGgctgct tGGCCCAGATCTTCTTCATCCACTTCCTGGGAGCATCTGAGGTCTTCCTGCTCATGGGCATGGCCTTTGATAGGTATGTGGCCATCTGCTATCCCCTGCGCTATGCCAGCATGATGAGCAGGGAGGTTTGCTGTGCCCTAGTAGGGGCTTCTTGGGCTGTGGGCTTCATGCACTCTATCCTGCAGGTGGTGTTGATCATCCAAGTCCCATTCTGTGGCTCCAACAAGCTGGACaatttcttctgtgacatcacCCAGGTGATCAAGCTGGCCTGCACTGACGTCTACATGCTGGAGTTGTTCATGTTCTTCAACAGTGGCCTGGCCATTCTGATGTGCTTCCTCCTCTTGCTCATCTCCTATGGGGCCCTGCTGGTCCGGCTGCATGCAGGCGACCCCTCAAAGGGGACAAGCAAGGCGGCCTCCACCTGTGTCACCCATGTCATCATCGTCTTCATCATGTTCAGCCCAGCCATCTACATCTACTGCCGGCCCTTCCGCAGCTTCACCCTGGACAAGGTGGTGGCCGTGTTCCACACCGTGGTCTTCCCCCTCatgaaccccatcatctacacaCTCAGGAACAAGGAGATCATCAGTGCCATGAAGAGGCTGCTGGTAAGACATGGGATCTGCCAAAGGAATTAA